agtcaacgtgactacagaggttcaaccttaatgttatgaagtaacgagaatactttttgtgcggcaaaaaataacgactttattcgacaatctcttctcttccatgtcagtctcctatgctgttgacatagtgaacacagtgcagagcttttgtgtttacgtcagaatgccgactcattattggccggctcctgcgtcagcatcacacgcatgcatcgtgctgctcacatgtatAGCATCTGCCAATACTGAATCGGCGTTTGGATGTAAACAAAgaagctctgcactgtgttcacctacgtcaacagcataggagaatgacatggAAGAAAAGAGAtcgttgaataaaaaaaaaattatttttgttttgttttagcgcacaaaaagtattctcgtcgcttcataacattaaggttgaaccacagttgtcacatgaactattttaacgatgtctttagtacctttctgggccttgacagtggtaattatatggctgtctatggaggagtcagctctcggatttcaacaaaaatatgttcatttgtgttccgaagatgattgaaggtcttacgggtttggaacgacatgagggtaagtaattaatgacagaattttcatttttgggtgaactaacccttcaattTATCTTTACAAGTGGTTTGCCAAAATATTATGATATATAAGCTCTATAAACGTAAATCCACCACTGTAAAATGCACATACAACTTCAGAAAACAGGAAAATTTGAGTGTTCATTTTTAGCATAATGACTGGCAGTAGATGATTGCTGTGCAGTGTTAAAGAGCAACTTGCATGTGGCTTTAATTGCTGTAGATCCGCCGGGAGATGAAGGGTTGGTCTGCGAGACGCGGGACCTGGCATCCGCAAAATGTTCTTGGAGGAAAGGACGTGACACTCACTTGAAAAGAAAGATCAACCGCACTAACTACACCCTTAATGGAAGGCAAGAAACACACTACACAGGAACCACTGACCACATACACTATAGCATTTGGCGCTCAGGACCGTAATGTCCTTGGTACATAAAAAGATCACCAAACAGCAAACCACATTAAATGAGATGGAAAAGGATACTtctgtcatgtttatttttactGCTAATCCAAGAATTCCATTAATGTTCTAATCTAATTAATGTGCCATTTCTTGTCTGATGTGACAGCAGTGAGTAGTATTCATGTAAatttatatgaatatttataaatgcatatcaattatttaataattatttattataataataagttgtaataataaatgtttcatacACAACCAtacaaaagtttagggtcaatTCATTCAGTCTgattatgtgatgtttttgaaagagtctcttctgctcaccaaggctgcatttatttgatcaaaaatacagtaaaatcagtaatattgtgaaatattatttcaatttaaaataacttgttttctattgtaatatattataaaatgtaatttattcctgcaattcaaagctgaattttcagcatcattactccagtcttcagtgtcatatgatccttcagaaatcattctaatatgctgatttgctgctcaagaaacatttcttattattatcaacttATTATTAACTTAATGTGATTATTGGACCATTTCCTCTCGAAATGAATGAACGTCTAGGTTTTATAAGCCCTATTTCTGTCCGCAGGGACTGTTTGGTGACTAATGATGGGAATACCTCTTGGTGTAGTTCGAAGGTCTGGGAGGACAACTGGACTCTGGTGGCTCGAAATACTCTTGGAACAGTTCGGCTTACTGACTCCGCCCAACTCACTGACCGCGGTACCACATTTCAATACGTTCTCCTTTTAATTGAGTATatcaacattataaatagaGTCAGAGTGACTGTGTCTTAATGTTCTTATGAGTGAGAACTTTTCTCTGACGGTTTTGTCTCTCTTCCAGTACATCTGTTGGCTCCAGCAAATGTGACAGCGGTCAAAGTCAAGGCGTGGAACGCCACACTGCAGTGGAGTTGGCCTGTGGCGGCGTATAAAAAGCTGGAGATGGTCTGCCAGCTGCAGCTCATCGGCCATGAACTTTCCAGAACAGTAAGTTCACTGCTCAGCTTTCAGCTCCCAGAACCCTGCATGCTTTTTGTTTGGTCTTGGagttaaaggggtagttcacccaaaaaataaaattttgacatcatttactcaagaAAACACCaacttttattttgagaaaattaagacaaaacaaaaatgcaagGTGCATAATGCTTATCCtcaaaaaatgcaataaaacaccataaaagtagtctgTTTAACTTTTGTACAAGTTGTCTAAAGTCGTATAATAgctttgtacattttaatcattCGCTGAAAATCTTCCCCTCAGCCATAGCTCTCAAATTTAATTTGCAcaagtgcattttttttaatgaacaattgtcagtgaataatgatttaatttcagtttgttCCTCACATAAACCTATTGTACGGCTTCAGGAAATGTTTGTGGTGCGTATTGTTATcgtcagggcttgacattagcttttttgctcaccagctcTGTGACtggtggttttccaaagttactagccactcagcattttcactggccacaattttgacattaatacaatggggaaaaactgccatatagatatttttgatattatctcataatttggcagcaggtatattaggctgctgtcactttaagacctgacgcatggATCCATtgtactgttacacatgcgttttctttctcaactgtttacattcatttaaaacactgtttacgtgaatactcggcAGGAGCagcattttgactttttttgttgttgttttttgtatttgactgtttgaaaaagaactcaatttagttctgagaggcggctttatgtgcacataacgaaaaacgagtgagtgaggggaggcgggtttgtgtgtcaactcgctgtctgagagatgggagagagaaagaaagcgcagctggtatcatgtatctattctgaggaaaatgagtattggaagcgtttcagatattcaAACTTTTCACCTTTCTGTGGCAACTCACCTTTTTGAGATCAAAATAGTTCACCTATGGGATTTGCATAGATCCATTTGCATGGGGgggaataaataaagaaataaagaactGGTTTCAGAAAGTACTGTACAGTGCTTCCTTTAGTCTTTACTTTAAAACTGTCTATAAAgggtaatattttatgtatttgaggtcTGAGATGTGGGAACTGTGAAGAGAGAGAGGGTAAGAGAGAACAGTTTGCAGTTCAGCTCAGTATTGCCGTCTAATCAGCCCATATTGCCTTAAATAGCCTGCATAGCACTTCATCTTTgataacatgagattttgaccaaatgtataaatttttttttttttttttttttttttctgtgaaaaattAGTTTTggacatataaggtaataaaaaataaataaaaaaatcccttAAAGTAACTACAAATGAACATGTAAAGCAGATAtcataaagcaaaaaaaaaaatctgtgcgGAGCATGCCCCCGCCCCACGCAATGTTCTCACCTTTTTTACCCCTTACCTGTTTGCATCCCTGAATATTTCATTGTAatcgaaaaatctatatttttgacaacactacgttgcacttagtttattatttcaggtacctttttaaaagactacaactgaaaaatgtaaatattaaaaatgtcaacCCTCCAAAGtagctagtaggagtgactgcattTTACTCCGCTGCTCAAATCCACCCGCTTTTGGTGGgctggcgggtgttaatgtcaagctctGGTTATTGTTATTCATGCTTTTCAATATGCTCTGCAAAATATTGAAAACAAAATTGTGTTTGAAAGAAGACTGTACAAGTTTAAAATGATATGATGGTGGAATAAATGACGAGTTACTTTTCCTTTTATTGCAATGTTTtcttcattctttttttaatcctgtttttgatgcatcatttgtatttatttttgatgcaCACTTTAAACTATTAGCAATGATGTTTTGTAAATCAGTTTATCCAATCAAAATGGTTATTTAACCTATTCCATGTAGgtctgttacataatatttaaaaatggctACTGATTTCTAACCGATGTGCTGATATTTCTCTGTGTGTCTTTAGCGTAACTACAGTGAAACAGGTCTGACATCTGTGATGCTGGAGGGCTTGTGGCCAGATGTGGACTTCACTGTGACTGTGCGATGCGGGTCTAAGCATGGTTTCTGGAAGTGGGGGGATGAGAGCGCCCCCTACAGGATCCACACAAAAATGGACCGTGAGTGATTAAAATAACTTGCaggaaattaataataaatctaaAATGATTTAGTCTACTTTGTCTGTTACTTAGTCACCACATATGACAGGTCAGATGTATTATGTTCAATCACGCACATGCTCTTAAACACTGTGTCATTTCTTAATTGTTTACCCTGATTTCTACATCATTTCctgttatttttatgtttattatttattaagatATATCAGGTTTCTAAAGATCTATAACAAAGTCTGTGCATTTTCAGGTCCTGATGCTCTTGATGTCTGGGTCTGGATGAACAGCAGTAACACAGGACTTGTTCTTTGGAAAGTAGGAACAaccattgttttacatttgccATAATCTAGAATATGAAACACAGCTTATGTCATAAAactgaatgacattttattgttttaagtaaaCATGGTGCAATCTGCCTCTTTTCATTCAGCCGCTGTCTGTGAGAAAAAGTCACGGTGCATTAGTCGGCTACAAGGTTTCTCAGAGCTCAGCAGAGGAAGATGGGTGGACGACAGTTTCTCTTCCTCCTGAGAGATTTAACTATCCCATCATCCTTAACAACAGCAGTGACATCACCGTTGCCGTGGCAGCACAAAACCCAGCTGGTCTCTCTCAGCCTTCCACTGTGACCACACCAGCATACAGAGCAGGTAGATTGAGTATGGGACATTTCCTCAGCTACCAGACTGCTAAAGTGTTTTGTGCATCATATTTGAgtttaccatatatatatatatatatatatatatatatatatataaattatatatcagTGAACATGGCTACTTTGACATTAAAACTATTTCAGTCTATTCTGTGTGATTTCTGATTGATCAGAATTGTTGAAACTCAGTAGATTAGAAAAAAAGACCTTCTTTATGgctattttatgtaaaaattgcATTCAAATAACTAAACTTCAGATTACGGAGCCCCagcacataataataataataatatgttttatttatatagcgcctttaaaGAACCCAAGGACGCTGTACATAATGTTGATAGATAACATGAATACAAATATACACATGACATgtcaagaaaatatatatattatattgtgaccacaaattaagaattaattctctcattttagtaaatcatggcaATTTCCTAAATTGTTCACTTGTTTTAGCTAAATCATGGCCTTTTAAGAATTCGTTCCCAGGATTtaagtaaatcatgcgcacaatataataattcattccctcgtttTAGTACATTGTGGCCTTGTTgaactaattcattccctcattttgatttaactaaaacaagagaacaaataattacaacgtggccatgatttagtaaatcaagaatatgaattattatattgtgctcacgatttacttaaaatgagGGAATAAAACATTCTGACGTATTAATAAGTCGTGGGAATGAATTGTTAATTCATGgccaagaaatatttttttcctgaatgTCATGTCCAGGGCTCCGTATCAAATTAATTCTAAGTAATTAAGTTTTTTCGAGTCGCACTTTGGCACTCAATGCTATGTATTgcaattaactgttttaatcCGTTGACagttataataaacaaaaagacAGACTAGTGTTAAACTacatgtgttttgtatttggTCATTTTTCCTGTAGATTCCCCGCTGTCTGCGTCTAAACTGCTTGGCACAAATGGAACATTTAACCTCTCCTGGCAGCCAAATGCCAGTGCAAGCAGAGGGTATGTGGTGGAGTGGGTCCCGACCAGCTGCAGTGGGCTGTGCCCTGTTAACTGGGAGAAAGTTCCAGAAAAAGAAAGCAGCTTCACTGTGAAGCCAGGTGGGTCCTTTAAATTCATCTACAAGTGACTTATctattggaatttttttttaaatttcctgttcttttattaaaaacCCTAAAAGTATTTGGTCacataaaaatgtctgaattccATTGCATTAGATAATAAAATACCAAACCATCTGTTCTCTAATGCTGTAAGATCTTTTCTCTTCACTGACTCAATGTCTTTGAATCAGCTGGTGTTTTTGGtgatttttagtggatgtatgaagttcctctcaagttcacacaggtgtctGAGCAGAGGAACCACAGGTTTAGTGCTCATAACATTAATGTCCcctagtatgtttttttttctttttcagatattacctttcatgtagtgtgtaaaaGGTCTGCAGATAAGTTATTGTCttccaaaagaaagaaacaattcTGAACAGCCTGAAATGAGTCGTTAGTAATTCCAGCCTTACTTCCTGCTCAAACccatgtaggtttgtaacaaatttgcataatggccactagggctgcacgatttatcgcacaatacgaaaaataacattgaacttaaacgcGATTATCGTTTAAACGtgattcttagtgcgattatgaaatcgcaaaggctgcgatttatttatttatttttttttatgcacagcttgtcaatgaactatggctccaaatgctaatccatctgaaagcatttcgagtttgaatcgcttataatgtacatttgaaaaagcaacacgcgtcaaacatctttccagacatgagaagcatttattaacatcttgtccaacaaaagacaacatttaataacatgtttttactccaaactcacttaataacgacagttgagcatccttctgtgaaatgatgtggcttcttacacagaataaggcagtcatgtgtttattagtcatgtttaatcaatcaaaacgttttaatcttctgtttattcagtttCAGTGATATGACGCGTGTTATCtacttctgcggcagggcatatttggagtttctgcacaAGAGCGCCCACTGGCGTCGATACAGTTCGTATCACTGTTTACAAGTGCTGAGTAagcctctggagctgaaattcatGTATGGTAATGGGCGTTTAGTTTCGTTTAGACACGCActgtagaccaatcacaacagactgggccatctgaccaatcagagcagagcaggctctcagaaaggaggggttcagagtgactgaatcctttatcgaactgtttcagacactgtgggaaaagaggtgatgctgctgCAATGAATATTATGAGAAAAGGGTTCTTTGTCCTTGAATGCATGTGaatctattgtaggagactccaaaacaaaattgcaaTACTTTAAATTAGCATAATAATAACTACTGTAACTGTTCCACTAAGCACAGTTACACAAGTACTTAATTTAAAAACCTAACAAACATctttttgtcaaatgttttgATTGAAAAATGTCCTTGTGCTGTCTTTCTTCAACATACATGACagttggtttgatattttgttatttccGATGCAATGGCAATGAATTTCTTCATGCTTTGTTTACACCACAACTGAATGTTTTTTCCATGCGCCTTGTTGATTGATCAGTCTCTGCTGATTTCAGACTCTCTGGAGGAAGGAGTGAGGTACACCATATCCGTGTATGTTCTCTCAACCGGCGCTGCAACGCTTCTGCAGAGATGGCAGGGATACTCACAGGAAATGAGTAAGAGAACCACTGCTGTTCGCCGCTAATAAGGCGCTTTCACACATACAGCCTTTGCTGTAAATTCGACAACATTTTTCCACTTAGAAGTCCTGCAAGACTTGTTGATAAAATGCTGGCAAGTCATTAATCATTTTGTGGAGGCATGTGAATGAGAgcattatgtaaatgatataAAACGCAGACATCCAATACTTGCGTGAATAACATATTTACGCCTTTACTGGAAACGTTAATTCACCAATTTTATGGGAAGTTTGTGTGAAATGGcttttgactttttttactGAGGCAAAATTGGCATCTGGTCATTTTTTTGGTTAACCACTGGTTTAAATAACCCATGAAACGGTTAGACAAACACAGGTTTACCTTCAGGAAGGTGGGGCAGGACATATAAAAGAGCCCATGGCTTTACGTTTTGTTGCTTACTAATATCTGAAAAACAGttacacaaaataattttggcttcTTTCGTTTGATCTTCTGTAGTTCCTGCACAGTCAGTTGATTTATCAGCCAATCAAACTGGCTCGGATGTGCTGTTGTCTTGGAAAGCCACCGCGATGGAACACCAACGAGGATTCATACGTGGATACACCATCTACCTGGCAAATGCTGCACGTCTGGATCTTGTTGGTAAGCACTTTCACACATTTGTGAGTAGAAAAAACATCTGCTGATAAGAACAGAAATGCTTTATTATTGCATTTTAGTACAAGCAAAATGACTAACTGATCAATGAATCCACGTCTGAAATGACGTCTGTACCGTTCGGTttgggacgaatacatgtaccgttacacccctagttttaatgcattatactttctaaagttttaacaatgaatagataagtattacatagtgtattataactgtggttacaattattcatgagaccatttaaattactttataatgcattatatagtaaagtgttactaaaacttttatcttttgttatatattttaatacttgTCTCTTGTGGTTGTTTTCCAAGCTAACATCACTGATCCTGAGGTGCGGTCATACAGGGTGAAGGGTTTGTCTCTGAGCTCGTATAAGTTCATAGTGAAGGCCTACACTTCAGCTGGGGAAGACATGGGGACGACTGTTACCATTAAAATTGAGATGGACAGTAAGACATTGTGATGCTAATTCAGAGATTCTGCCATTGATCTGTAGTGGTTACTATCAATgtcaacatttgtttttattttttaactgctTGAATAGAACTACTAGTAAATTCTCATATTGCAGATAACATATTAGATTATGTCTTTCTCCTAAACTTCTCCTTTTCTCTGTTCATCCAGCAGCCGACATGTTGTTTGTTGGGATTCTTGTGCCGTTGGCAGCCATGTTCTGCTGTCTCATCCTCATCAGCATCTGCTGCTACAAGAAGAGAGAGTGGTAGGActttattaaagtgtttttaataagttaaataatttaaaaagccACTTAATCAAATCCTTTTGACCTACAGTAAATGGCTTAAAGTATGTGTGCTACAACAGACAGTGTTCTTTCAGTCTTACTGAtcaatcagtgttattttgttattgttaatatactaaaatagtgCATATGAATGTTTGGATTAGtttttattcttatattttcaaatcatttaaattttagtcagttttagtaattttgttgtgtttttaatgaaaacaacactgatgtaaaacagttattaaagtgttttcttgatggttttgtattatttaattaattccaGGGTAAAGAAAGCTTTCTATCCTGAAATTCCTGGACCGAAAGTACCTGGAGACTGGTCGTCCCCACAGGTAAAACCTTTAATGGTGATACGATGCcttgaaaaatattgatatttgatACCATTTTCGATACTAcggggaaaactgccatatatacCACCATACAGATTTGttattatttcttaattttttgatcatttcagtcattttgttGTAATAGCTTACACACAGCCCAGGGAGGCTTTATTTGAATCGttgaattacattttcaaaaaaaaaaaaaaaaaaagacaagtaaacagtcataTAATAAACGAATGGcaagtaaacagtaataaaataagagcaAATAAATTGCAAacgatagcacaaataaatacaatagaataaagacacaaatgaaataaacatggctttaagtttttcaggtgggtctaacagtagtGTTTAGGtcagaaatactacagaaatgaaagtaatcaaatgtaaaataacactggatagttttcattttaacagattaatgcttaca
This Ctenopharyngodon idella isolate HZGC_01 chromosome 5, HZGC01, whole genome shotgun sequence DNA region includes the following protein-coding sequences:
- the lifra gene encoding LIF receptor subunit alpha a, whose protein sequence is MQGWVILALLLSLGVLRSQAQNGLGELPVPHGLTLQPDLPAQTLTLTWQSDSSLFDIEIFHTEFMNVVLNETVAVKADPVTGQRVWIWHSSLPLECTSHSVQIRARNQQSVSQWSPPQTIPGSDIPEKSDSYMYPQDKVVPVGSNMTFCCIVKEKVDFKDIMYMGQQMSATRLSRRTYAITVTNQPASGNTGTNVVCCSPVFTLTGAVVFVGYPPGDEGLVCETRDLASAKCSWRKGRDTHLKRKINRTNYTLNGRDCLVTNDGNTSWCSSKVWEDNWTLVARNTLGTVRLTDSAQLTDRVHLLAPANVTAVKVKAWNATLQWSWPVAAYKKLEMVCQLQLIGHELSRTRNYSETGLTSVMLEGLWPDVDFTVTVRCGSKHGFWKWGDESAPYRIHTKMDRPDALDVWVWMNSSNTGLVLWKPLSVRKSHGALVGYKVSQSSAEEDGWTTVSLPPERFNYPIILNNSSDITVAVAAQNPAGLSQPSTVTTPAYRADSPLSASKLLGTNGTFNLSWQPNASASRGYVVEWVPTSCSGLCPVNWEKVPEKESSFTVKPDSLEEGVRYTISVYVLSTGAATLLQRWQGYSQEMIPAQSVDLSANQTGSDVLLSWKATAMEHQRGFIRGYTIYLANAARLDLVANITDPEVRSYRVKGLSLSSYKFIVKAYTSAGEDMGTTVTIKIEMDTADMLFVGILVPLAAMFCCLILISICCYKKREWVKKAFYPEIPGPKVPGDWSSPQGPLDVKPSPHSLVHIVESPEWDFCKKGLVPVPEEEEEFENDNIEVDTDSDEPALLRYYNQVVGDGSHSNHVSDSSGSSTASVGSTQTEITYAGIQSPTSSQGASGGGGYRPQMQSAVDPAEPQDEFDADFQDDGLNTGYKPQCSWQLDSPEAENFSGSLGSPTSVTSSQFLIPESSEEKPQSSSTWFHSFLSGKS